A stretch of Pogona vitticeps strain Pit_001003342236 chromosome 5, PviZW2.1, whole genome shotgun sequence DNA encodes these proteins:
- the LOC110076075 gene encoding uncharacterized protein LOC110076075, with protein MRKNGSSPPSMNTTCQHRSLCYDRLIEKCVSCKEMQRGTEKEPTTILRVANPTTRIPAGPFTEDHACSALAFGLYIFVGLILALAVLWLVTNLRQKRKKRMKKADEEDPKENKDSFENEVHEDHSCGQGDDAPGLLKCPHENGTSNTAGDEILMRNMYHIVKAGSDASEVVPRSPLNEERSPAFPVPATELGTTMLVTAKTTQGNFLSEKLP; from the exons ATGAGGAAGAACGGAAGCAGCCCACCCAGCATGAACACCACTTGCCAGCATCGGAGCTTGTGTTATGACCGCCTGATCGAAAAATGTGTGAGCTGCAAAGAGATGCAGAGAGGCACTGAAAAAGAACCAA CCACTATTCTCAGAGTGGCCAACCCTACAACCCGTATACCAGCAGGACCTTTTACTGAAGATCACGCTTGCTCAGCCCTTGCCTTTGGTCTCTACATTTTTGTGGGGCTAATCCTTGCCTTGGCAGTGCTGTGGCTTGTAACAAACCTGagacaaaagagaaagaagaggatgaAAAAAGCAGATGAGGAAGATCCTAAAG aaaataagGACTCCTTTGAAAATGAAGTTCATGAAGACCATAGCTGCGGGCAAGGAGATGATGCTCCTGGACTACTTAAATGCCCACATGAAAATGGCACTTCAAACACTGCTGGTGATGAAATTTTAATGAGGAACATGTACCATATTGTTAAGGCAGGAAGTGATGCCTCTGAAGTTGTTCCCCGGTCTCCCCTCAATGAAGAACGCAGCCCTGCTTTTCCAGTGCCGGCAACTGAACTTGGAACAACTATGCTGGTAACGGCCAAGACGACTCAGGGGAATTTTCTTAGTGAAAAGTTGCCTTAA